The Rhodothermus marinus DSM 4252 DNA segment TGAGCTGGGTGGTCAAGTTCGACAAAGGCGACTTCATCGGCCGCGAGGCGCTGCTACGCGTCAGAGAGAACGGACCGGCCCGCCGTCTGATCGGGCTGATTCTGGAAGAACGGGGCATCCCGCGCGCCGGCTATCCGATTACCGACGAAGGCGGCACGTCCATCGGCAAGGTGACCAGCGGCACACTCTCGCCCGTGCTCCAGCAGGGCATCGCCCTGGGCTACGTGCCCAACCGCCCCGACTATACGGAGCCCGGCCGACGGCTCGGCGTGCAGATCAGAAGCCAGATCCTACCGGCCCGCGTCCATAAACCACCGTTCGTCGAGCTTCACAGAAAATAACGGGCGCGACCGGTCGGTAATCCCGGCGCTCTGCCGTAACTTTACGGGCTATCGGACCAGTTGAACCGGACGGACTGCAGAGCCGGGCAATGAACGTAGAGGTTTTTCTGACCGGAAGCCACGTGACGGAGGAAGACGTCGAGGGACGCACCGTCGTGGTGATCGACGTGCTGCGGGCATCTTCGACCATCATCACGGCACTGGCCAACGGAGCGCGGGCCGTCATTCCGGTGGCCGACATGGACCAGGCCGGCAAGATCGCCATGAACCTGGATCCGAGCACCTATCTGCTGGGCGGCGAACGCGACGGCGACCGCATCGACGGCTACCACCTGGGCAACTCCCCGCTGGAATACACGCCGGACGTCGTCGAAGGCAAGACGATCATCCTGAACACGACGAACGGCACGCGTACCATCTGGAACGCCCGCAATGCCGAGCATCTGATCGTCGGGGGCTTCCTCAATGCGAATCGTGTCGTGCAGTTCGTCCGGGAAGCCGGCCTGGACGTCACGATCATCTGCGCCGGTCGCAACAACCGGGTCGCGCTGGACGATGCGCTCTGCGCCGGCCTGCTCCTTCACCGCCTCTGGGAAGGTCGGGAGCCCGAATATGTCAGTGACGCCGCCCACATCGCGCTGACTCAGTACCTGCACGACCGCGATCGCCTGGCCGACGCGCTCCGCCACAGCAATCACGCCCGCTGGCTCATCGAGAAGGGCTACGGCGCCGACGTGGAATACTGCCTGCAGCTCGACGCGCTGCCCGTGCTCCCCTACTACCGGGAAAACCGCCTGGTGCTGTACAGAGAACGCCAGCCTTCCGAATCTGTCGGATAATCCGGGCGTACAGAGCCTGGTATGCTCCGGGCGCGTGTTGTATCTTTGAAGCATGGCCGATACAACATCCAGGCGTCGTCGCAAAGCGCGCAAGCCCGCAAAGGAGGCGGCTCCGGCGATTTCTCCCACCCGGCGGCGGGAGATTCTGGGGCTGACGCTCATGGTGCTGGGGGTGCTGCTCACCCTGGCGCTGGTGACCTATCACCCTTCGGATAACGGGCTGGCCCGGCACTTTTCGCTGGGAGCCGCGCTGGATCCGGGCAACAACCGGGCGGAGAATGCACTGGGGCTGGTGGGCGCTTCGCTGGCCTACGTGCTGGTGGCCCGCCTGTTCGGCTACGCCTCGGTGCTGCTTACCGGCCTGCTGGTGGCCTGGGGGTATGTGATCTTTCGCGGCCGACGTCCCCGTGCGCTGCCGCTCTTCAGCGGTCTGATCCTGCTGCTGGTCCCGCTGCTGGCCGCCAGTTTCGGATGGATCGGCGTCGTCTTCGAAGCCGATCTGCACGCCTGGTCCGGCGATCTGGGGCTGGGGCTGGCCGGCTGGATGACCCGCGTCTTCGGCACTGTCGGCGCGCTGGGCCTGCTGCTGCTGGGCCTTGCTTCGATGACGTTGTTGCTGGTCGATCACGACCTGCAGCGTTCGCTCGACCGTCTGGAACACCTGCTGGCCGCCGCCAGCGACGGCCTCCGCCGCCGCTGGCAATCCTGGCGGCAGCATCGGGCCGAACGCCGTCGCCAGCGCCGGGAAGCACGCAGGCACCGTCGCGAGGAGCGTCCGGAGCCCGCATCGCCTGCCTCCCCTCCACCGCCCCCCGAGCCGCGTCCGGCACCGGAGCCGGCAATCAGCGCTACCGAAGGCGACGCCATTCCACGGCACGAGCTGTTGCGCGAACTGGCGCAGCGCGAGACGCCTCCGCCCGAGCCGGCCCCGCCTGAGCCAAAACCCGCCGAGCCCCGCCAGCCCGAGCTGATCGTCCGTCAGGGCGTCGAGGAAGAACGCGCCGACCGCATCGATCGCCCGGCCGAACTGCCCGCCACCACCGCGCTTCCTCCCTACAGCCCGCCGCCGATCGACCTGCTCGACGCCCCGGAGGCCCACGAGCGCCGCATCGACTACGAAGAACTGGAGGCCAACAAGCGCATCCTGCTCGACAAGCTGGCCACCTACAACATCGAGATCACCTCGATCAACGCGATCGTCGGCCCCACGGTCACGCTCTACGAGCTGACACCGGCGCCCGGCGTCAAGATCAGCAAGATCACCTCGCTGGAAGACGACCTGGCCATGGCGCTGGCCGCGCCGGGCATCCGCATGATCGCCCCCATCCCCGGCAAGTCGGCCATCGGGGTGGAGATCCCCAATCGCCATCGTGAGCTGGTCCGCATCCGCGACGTGATCGGCACGGCCCGCTTTCGCGACGCGCAGATGGAGCTGCCCATCGCGCTGGGCAAGACCATCGAAGGCGAAGTCTATCTACAGGACCTGACCCGCCTGCCGCATCTGCTCATCGCCGGTGCCACCGGCTCCGGAAAGTCGGTCGGGCTCAACGCCCTCATCACGGGGCTGCTCTACGCCTGCCACCCGGCCAATCTCAAATTCGTCATGATCGATCCCAAGAAGATCGAGCTGCAGCAGTACGCGGCCGTGGCCGATCATTTCCTGGCCATGCCGGAAGGTGCCGAGGAGCCCATCATTACCGACTTCACGCAGGCGCTATCCGTCCTGAAAAGCTGCGAAAAAGAAATGGAGCTGCGCTATGACCTGCTTTCCAAGGCCGGCGTGCGCAGCATCAAAGACTACAACCGCCGCCTCAAAGAAGGCGCACTTTCCCCGGACGAAGGGCATCGCCACCTGCCCTACATCGTGGTGATCATCGACGAGCTGGCCGACCTGATGATGACGGCCGGTAAGGACATCGAAGGACCGATCGCCCGCCTGGCGCAGATGGCGCGGGCCGTGGGCATTCACCTGGTGCTGGCAACCCAGCGTCCCTCGGTGGACGTGATCACCGGCCTGATCAAGGCGAACTTCCCAGCCCGCATCGCCTATCAGGTGGCCACCAAGGTGGACTCGCGGACCATTCTCGACCAGAACGGTGCTGAGGGCCTGGTGGGCAACGGCGACCTGCTCTTCATGATGGGTAGCCAGTTGGTGCGCCTGCAGGGACCGTTCGTGTCGATCGACGAGGTGGAGCGCGTCACCCGGTTTATCGCCGAACAGCCGGGCCCCGGTCCCTACTGGTTGCCGAGCATCGAAGACGAACGAAACGGCGAAACCACCGGCGGCGGAAGCAGCGACGGTTACGACGAGCTTTTCGAAGAAGCCGCCCGGATCATCGTGCGCAGTCAGCAGGGCTCGGTGTCGCTCCTGCAGCGCAAGCTGTCGATCGGCTACACCCGCGCGGCCCGCATCGTGGATCAGCTCGAAGAGGCCGGCATCGTGGGTCCCTTCGAGGGATCCAAGGCCCGCCGCGTGCTCGTGCAGAGCGAAGCCGAACTCGACGAGCTGCTCCGCTCGCTACGCGCCTCTTCCTGACCGTCCTGAGGCCTCACCCCCGTCGCCGTTCAAGCATCTCGGCATACGTGAGCCATCGAGGAAGGGGCGTCATGGTACGATGGGTCAGATCGATGTGCCAGAGGTAGTGTATGTGGCCGTTCGTGACGAGCAGATACGGCGCACCGATCACACGGTTGTAGCGACCGGCCTGCTCGATCACGTCCTGCGTGATGGACACCGTCGGCGCCTTGCATTCGGCCAGCAACAATGGCCGTCCCGCCCGATCATACACCACCAGATCGGCCCGTCGCCCCATACCCTGATCCGTGAACGACGCCTCCAGCGCCACCAGCGAGGGCGGACACTTCAGCGCCTGCACCAGATACTGGGCCAGATGTTGCCGCACCCACTCTTCAGGCGTCAGGCGCACCCAGCGCCGCCGCAGCGGATCGAGCAGGTACACGTGCCCGCCTCGACGCTGCAACCGGAACGAATAGGCCGGGAAGTTCAGCGCTTCCATGGCTTCAGGAGGATGACACAGGGGCGGGCCGTCGGGCCCATACCAACCGAGGATTACCGGCCAGATCGCACTCGAGCCGCACCGCTTCGTAGCCACAGGCTTCAAACAGCGCAACCACGTCGGTGCCGTAGTGCGCATGTACCTCACAGGCCAGGCGGCCGCCGGGTTTCAGCAGCACGTGGCCGTGGCGGGCCAGCGCCCTGTAGAAGCGCAGCGGATCCTCGCCGGCATACAGCGCCACCGGTGGCTCATAGTCGCGCACCTCGGGCGGCAGCTCGTCGGCTTCGTGCAGGGCCAGATACGGCGGATTCGAGACGATCAGGTCGAAGGGTCCGGGCACGTTTTCCGGAAACGAATCGGCCAGCACGTCCGCTTCCACCCAGTGCACCTGCAGGCCCAGGCGCTCGGCGTTGCGCCGAGCGATGGACAGCGCCTCCGGGCTGATGTCGCAGGCCCACACGTCGGCGTCCGACCGGTGGTGTTTGATGGCCAGCGCGATGCAGCCGCTGCCCGTTCCCACGTCCAGCACACGCGGGCCTGGCGTCGATTGCAGCTCCTGCAGGACGCGTTCGGTCAGCCACTCCGTCTCCGGACGCGGCACCAGCACGCCCGGTCCGACCTCCAGCCGGAGCCCCAGAAATTCCACATAGCCCAGCACGTACTGCAGCGGTTCGCGCCGCAGCCGCCGGGCCAGCAGCTCGGCAAAACGCGCCCGGCGGGCGGCATCGACGGGCCGCTCCGGGTAGGCGTAGAGCTGCGCCCGTGAACACCCGAGCACCTCACAGAGCATCCATTCGGCATTCCGGCGGGCATCGGGCACCCCGGCCGCCTCCAGTCGTTGGATGGCCTGTTGCAGCAGCTCGCTCTGCGTGATCGTGCCGTTTTCCACGGGATCGTTGCCGGTCATGATCGCCAGCATGAACGGTCTGTTGAACGATTTGCTTCCGACCGAACGCCATGAAGACGTTCAAGAACAAAACGATTCTGATCACCGGCGCCTCGAGCGGCATCGGTGAGGCGATGGTTTACCAGCTCCGCGATCCATCGGTCAAACTATTGCTGGTAGCCCGCTCCGAAGACAAATTGCAAGCGATGGTCGAAGCGCTGGAGCGTCAGGGTGTCTGGGCCCAGGCCTACCCCTGTGATCTTGCGCAACCCGGGGCGGCCGAAACGCTGTTCCGACGCCTTACGGACGATGGCTACCGGGTAGACGTACTCATCAACAACGCGGGCTTTGGCAAGTACGGCCGCTTCGACCAGATCAGCCTGACCGACACGCTGGAGATGCTCCGGCTCAACATCGAAAATCTGGTGGCACTCACGCACCTGTGCATTCCGCACATGCTGGAGCGCGGCGATGCGGGCATTCTGAACGTGGCCTCGACGGCCGGTTTTCAGGGCATTCCCTACATGGCCGTCTATGCCGCCACGAAGAGCTTCGTGATTTCCTTCTCCGAGGCGCTGCATGCCGAGTACGCCGATCGGGGCATCACGGTGACCTGTCTGTGCCCGGGTCCGACAGCCACGGCCTTTCAGGAACGGGCCGGCATGCCCGTCGAAGGCGTTCGCCGCTTCATGGAATCGGCCGAAAAGGTCGCCATCGCCGGCCTGCGCGCCCTGCTTCGCGGCGAGGTGGTGCACGTCAGCGGGGCCTCCAATGCGGTGGTGGCCCGCCTCAGCCAGCTGACCCCGCGTCGGGTGCGGCTGGCCGTCACCCGTCAGCTGCTGGGCCCGCACGATGACACCTGAGCCGGTGCTTTCGACCGTCCACCCGGAAGATTTGACAATCGAATCCGGAGCGTCTTGATGTAAACGCTTACCTGCTTATCTTTACCCTCGTACCACAAAAACCTTAAGTCAACCCGAACCATGCCCATGACCACCCGTGATAAACTGGAAGCCCTGGCGGCTAACCTCTGGTGGAGCTGGAATCCCGAAGCGCTCCAGCTTTTCGAGCGGCTGAACCCGGAAGCCTTTCGGGTTTCGCACCACAATCCACTGGCGGCGCTTCGCGCAGCCGACCCGGCTATGCTGAACGATCGGCCTTTTCAGAAAGAAGTCGATCGCATCTACGAGGCCTTTCAGGCCTATCTCAACAGCCCACCGCGCCTTGAGAATGCCCCGCGCACCGTCTATTTCTGCATGGAATACGGCCTGCACGAAAGCCTGCCTTTCTACGCGGGCGGACTGGGCGTGCTGGCCGGCGATCATATCAAGGCCGCCTCGGACCTGGGCATTCCCATGACGGCCGTCGGGCTGTTTCTGCGCGAGGGATACTTCCGCCAGCGCTTCGACCACAGCGGCTGGCAGCTGGCCGACTATCCGGCCATGGACCCGCTCGACCATCCCATGTCGCTGGTTCACGGGCCGGACGGCTACCCGCTGGTGATCACCGTACATCTGGGCCGTCAGCCGCTCTACCTGCGGGCCTGGAAACTGGAAGTCGGTCGCGTGCCGCTGTACCTGCTCGATGCGTCGTTCGATGCCAACCCCGAGCCGCTGCGCATCCTGACGCGCCGGCTCTACCAGGGCGACCGTCGCATCCGCCTCCAGCAGGAAATCATTCTGGGCATCGGCGGCGTGCGCCTGCTGCGAGCTCTGGAGCAGGACTTCGACGTCTATCACATGAATGAAGGACACTGCTCCTTTGTCACGCTGGAGCTGCTGCGCGAGCGGCTGGCGTCCGGCGACGAACGCGAGGCGGCCGAGGCCTGGGTGCGTCAGCACTGCGTCTTCACCACGCACACGCCCGTCATGGCCGGGCACGACCGCTTCGATCCGGGCCTGTTGCTGGAGCAGATGGAGACGTTCCGGCACCAGCTCGGACTGTCCGAAACCGACCTGCTGGCCTACGGCCGCGTCAATCCCAGCGACAGCACCGAGGCGTTCAACATGACGGTGCTGGGCCTCAAGATGTCGCGCAAGTCCAACGGGGTTTCGGCCATCAACGGCCTGGTGGCGCGCCGCCAGTGGCACCACCTGTACCCGGACCGCCCGGTCAACGAGGTGCCGATCGGCCACATCACCAACGGCGTGCACCTGCCCACCTGGACCGTCCCCCACGCCCGCCCCTTCCTGGAGCAGCACCTGGGCGACTGGCTCGAAGGCCGCTTCAACCTCGAGATCTGGAAGAAAGTGGACGATATTTCGGACGCCGAGCTGTGGCAGTACCGGTGCATGCTGCGTCGGCGGCTGGTGGAGTTTGTCAACGAATACGTCAAACACCAGTCGCTGCCCCAGGAGTCGCACCTGAACCCCGACGTACTGACGATCGGTTTTGCGCGGCGCTTTGCCACCTACAAGCGGGCGCCGCTGCTTTTCGAGGACATGGAGCGGGCCATCCAGCTCTTCACCCGGGAAGACCGGCCCATCCAGGTGATCTACTCTGGCAAGGCGCATCCGGCCGACGATGGCGGCAAACGTTTCATCCAGCAGATCTACGAGATCACACAGCATCCGGCCTTCCGGGGCAAGGTGGTCTTTGTCGAGGATTATGACATGCACATTGCCCGCATGCTCGTTTCAGGCTGCGACGTGTGGCTGAACAACCCGCGTCGTCCGCTGGAGGCCAGCGGCACCAGCGGCCAGAAGACGGCCATCCACGGCGGGCTGAACCTGTCGGTGCTGGACGGCTGGTGGCCCGAGGCGTACAACGGCCAGAACGGCTGGGCTTTCGGCCGCGAGGCAACCGGCTACTACGAAGATCCCGTCACGCAGGATGTGGAAGACCGCGAGGCGCTCTATCGCGTGCTCGAGTACGAGGTGATTCCGGCCTTCTACGAACGCAACGGCGAGGGGCTGCCGATCCGGTGGCTGACCCGCATGCGCCAGGCCATGCGCACCATCCCCGCCCGCTTCAATGCCGTGCGCATGGTGCGCGAGTACGTGGAGCAGATTTACCGACCGGCCGAAGCGCCTACACCGGTCACCGCAACGATCAAGAACGAGAAGTAAACCACACATTCTTCTGGATAGCACAGAAAAAAGCCCCATCCCGCGGGATGGGGCTTTTTTTCTGTAGCCAATCGCCTCGTTTCAGGTCGCTTTCTGCACCCAGGAGGTGCAGTAGCCGTTCGGGTGAATCGGCCCTTTGATGAGCTGACAGCCGCCACACTGGTCGGGGCTTTCAGCCGGGACATACAGCTGACAGTTGGCGCAGGTCTTGTCGGGGTACGGCGAGTGGTCCGTGTACTGCAGGCTTTCCCGCATCTGGATTTCCTCGGCCGTCAGTCCCGACACATCGGTGCAGGTCAGCTCGGCGCTGGCCGATGTTCCACTTTCCGAGGCGGCTCCGCTCTGCTGTTGTTGCTGCTGGCCGCCTCCGCAGGCGCTCAGGAGCGCCGAGCCGCCGATCCCGGCCAGTCCGAGCGCTCCGACCCGCAGCAGAAAGTCGCGACGCGTGACACGTTTGTCTTCCATGGCAGCTCCGGGGTCTTGGTTGAACGGGGGTCAAAGAACCTCTCAAAAGGTAGCGAGGTGGCACGCTAAAAACAACCTAGATTACACTTTTTTCACCACCAGCGAATTTCGAAGGCCTCGAACTCGCCCCGGGCCGGCAGCCAGTGCACCTGCACATCGTCGACGCGCGCGGCCGGTGGCCCCTGCCGCACGGCGTCGAGCAATTGCTCCAGCAGCTCACGCGGTCCTTCGGCCACCAGATAGACCGAGCCGTCCGGTTCGTTGCGCACCCAGCCGGTCAGTCCCAGCCGTCGGGCATGGTAGCGGACGAACTGTCGAAAACCCACGCCCTGCACCCGGCCTGTCACCCGGGCTTCCAGTCTGGCCTGTGCATCCAGGCTGTTCATGGCCGCAATGGCTGATAGATGCGGTAATTGTATGGACCAAGTTGCAACGTATCGGCCGCCAGCGTGTCGGACGCAAAGACCTCCACCCAGCGTCGCCCGCGTATACCTTCGGGCAGGGCGACCGTTTCCGGCCGGTTGCGAACGTTAACGATCAGTAACAACGTATCGGCCTCGGTAGCCCGCAGGTACACGAGCACGTCGTCGGCTTCCGGATTCAGCACGGTCAGTTCGCCGTGGCGCAGCGCCTCGCTCGCCCGGTAAAAGTTCAGGTAGCGTCGGTAGAACGCATAGAGTGCCGGACTTTCGGGCGCCTCCCAGTTGTAGGGCGTGCGGGCGAAAAACGACACCCGCTCCCGCACACCCAGCTCCTGTCCGTTGTAGAGCAGCGGCACGCCGGGCATGGACGTGGCCAGCACGAACGCCGCCATCGACCCTTTGTCGCCGCCAAAGAGTACCGGCGGCGGCGCATCCCACATCGTCTCGTCGTGGTTGGTGGTAAAGCGCAGCCGACGTGCACCCGGCGGCAGCAGCCCGAGCGTCGAGTCCACCTGTCGCACCAGCGTGTGCAGCGGCGCGCCGCGCCAGACCTCTTTCAGTTGATGGTAGAAGGGCCAGGCATAGGTCAGATCGAATCCGACCAGGTGCATCTCCGGCTCAGCCGCTTCGGCCAGCATCAGCACCGGTTTGATCTTTTCCACCGAATCGATCGCCGCTTTCCAGAAGTCCAGCGGCACGCCGTGGGCCACGTCGCACCGATAGCCGTCGATGTCGAACTCCCGCACCCAGTACTGCATCACTTCGATCATCGCCTGGCGGAGCTCGGGATTGTCGTAGTTGAGATCGACCACGTCGGTCCAGTCCGTCGTGTCGCCGTTAAGCACCGGATAGGTGAAGCCGTCGATCGGCCCCGGCGTGTACCAGTCAGGGTGTTCCGTGACCCAGGGGTGGTCCCAGGCCGTATGGTTGGCCACCAGATCGATGATGATGTGCATGCCGCGGGCGTGCACCGAATCGACCAGCGCACGGAAGTCCTCCTCGGTACCGTAGTCGGGGTTGACCGCGTAGTAGTCTCGCACGGCATAGGGCGACCCCAGCGGCCCGATGTCCGTCTTGGCCCGCTTCTTTCCGACGGGGTGAATGGGCATGAGCCAGAGCGTATTGACACCCAGCGCCTGCAGCGAATCCAGCCGTCTGATCACGCCCTGGAAGGTCCCCTCCGGCGAAAAGTCGGGCACAAAGATCTCGTAGAGCACTGCATCGGCGATCCATTCGGGCTTGCCCACCCCGGGCGGTACATGGGGCAATTCCTGCTCAGGCGGCGCCTCGCATCCGGTCGCAATGAGCAGGCTCAACACCAGGTAAAACAACGGGCGCATCGTTCGAAACGGTTGATGAAAGGGCTTACCTTCCTCCGAAGTATAACACACCCCGGACACAACCGCTACCCTTCTTCGCTCCCCCACAGAAATTCGACGCACTTTCCTGCAGGGAACCCGGTGCAATCTGTGCGAATTTTTCAGCAGTGCAACCGTCCTTTCCCAGATTGGCGATTCTGACCGTTCCGAAGGTGCTGCGTGAGAAGCTCGGCGACGAGGGCGTCGAGGCACTTATCACGCTTTTGAACGAAGCGGCCCATCACGAACGCAACAACCTGCTCGGGATTCTGGAAGAACGTTTTGAGCGACGCGTGGCAGATGAGGGCGCACGTCTGGACAAACGAATCGCAGAAGAAGCGACGCGCCAGGAGGTGCTGCTGGCCGAGACGGAAAAGCGATTGGACCATCGAATCACAGAAGAAGTGACCCGCCTGGAAGTGCTACTGGCTGAGACGGAAAAGCGATTGGATCAACGAATCGCAGGAGAGGTAGCGCGTCTGGAGGCGCTGCTGGCCGAGACGGAAAAGCGATTGGACCATCGAATCACAGAAGAAGTGGCCCGCCTGGAAGTGCTACTGGCTGAGACGGAAAAGCGATTGGATCAACGAATCGCAGGAGAGGTAGCCCGCCTGGACAAGCGAATCACAGAAGAAGCAGCAAAGGTGGACAACCGCATCACCGAAGAAGTGGCCGGACTCCGGCAGCAGATTGCAGCCGTAGATAACCGCATCACCTCGGAGATGGCCCGGATGGGCGAGCGCATGGCCGGGATGCGTGCCGACCTGATCCGATGGATGTTCATCTTCTGGGTGGGTCAGCTCGGCACGCTCATCGCCATTCTGTTTGCCTTTTTCCGGTGATCTGGGTCTTCACGGGGCTGTCGAAGCCCATGTCGCCACGATCTGATCGATCCCTTCCTGGAACGTCGGGTAGCGCGGGCGCCAGCCCAGATCCCGGTAAAAACGGACGTTCGAGGTGCACGTCGAGCGGGTGAAAAAGCTGACCGCATAGGAGCCCGCCACCAGACGGGCCAGCCAGACCGGCACATGGAAAGGACGCGGGGCGTTGAGGCGATCAGCCCAGTAGGTCAGCACCTCCTGCACGCGGGCCGGTTCGTCGTCCACGACGTGCCAGCAACCCGAGCGGGCTGCCACAGCGGCTGTAACGAAAGCATCGGCGGCGTCGTCCAGGTGCAGCAGGCCCCACCGGGCCCGCCCGTCTCCAATGACAGGGATTCGGCGCCGACGCAGTCCTTCCCCGATCTGCCGCGTATGGGCCGCATCGGCCCCGTAGAACCAGCCGCAGCGCAGCACCGCCGTGGCGAAGCCATGCGCCTCGCCAGCTTCCCGGGCGATCAGCTCGCCGTCAAGGGCCGAACGTGAGGGGAGGTCCGGGCACGGGGCGTTTCTTCATCGAAAAAACGATCGTCCGGCGGGCTGTTCACCCAGACGACGCTCTGCTGCACATAGCAGCGGGCACCGATCCGGGCGGCGCAGGTTGTCAGCGCCCGCGTGCCCTCCCTTCGGATCCGATCGTTCATCGCCCAGTCTTGCGGCCGCACCCGGGTACGGACCGGAATCGCACTCGCCGCATGAATCACCACGTCGCAGCCATCGGCCGCCCGCGCCAGCGCCTCGGCATCGAACAGGCTGGCCTGCCGCAGCTCGCCACCCAGTTCCCGCACCTTTTGCGCCCCTTCCGGGGAGCGCACCAGCCCCACCACTCGATCGCCGCGCGCCCGAAACCGTCGGACCAACCGCCGCCCCAGAACTCCCGTCGCTCCTGCAATGAATACCTGCATGTTCCGCCTGCGAATGTTTATGTGGAGTCCCGACGCCGAAGCAGCGCTGCGACCAGCAAAAATCCGATGAAGGCCAGCCCGCTCAGTCGCACTACGTCGGCCGTCAGCTGTGGCGTTCCCGTCAGCACCCATTCGGCCATCAACGCCACCAGCCCGAAGAGCAGTGCCAGAAAAACCGCCCCCAGCAGCACAAAGCGGGGCGAGCGGAAGGGCTCTGAATCGAACATACCTTCGGGTTTTTCTACCGCAACGAACGGCATCCGGCCGGGATCCGCTCACAGGGCCAGTCCCAGCCCGAGATACACGACCAGCGACACGCCGGCCAGCAGCAGCGCATAGGGCAGCTGGGTGTTCACGTGGTCGATGTGATCGCAGGCGGCCGCCATGGACGAAATGATCGTCGTGTCCGAAAGCGGCGAGGCGTAGTCGCCGAAAATACCGCCTGAGAGCACGGCTCCCAGCATGAGCGGTAGCGGCAGCCCCAGCCCCTCGGCCAGCGGCAGCGCCACCGGAATCAGAATGGCAAAAGTCGTCCAGGAAGAACCCAGTGTGAAGGAGACGAAGCAGCCCACCAGAAACACCAGCGCAGGCAGCCACCAGACCGGCCAGTTCGGATCGATCAGTCCGACGAGGTAGGGTCCCATCTCCAGCGCCCGCGACACCTGTCCCAGCGCAAAGGCCAGCACGACCAGGACCGTCACGCCTACCAGTCCCGACATGCCCCGAAGCACCAGTGTGGTCGATCGGGCCAGCGAAAGCACGGGACGGCCACCCCGAAGCGGC contains these protein-coding regions:
- a CDS encoding acylphosphatase — encoded protein: MNSLDAQARLEARVTGRVQGVGFRQFVRYHARRLGLTGWVRNEPDGSVYLVAEGPRELLEQLLDAVRQGPPAARVDDVQVHWLPARGEFEAFEIRWW
- a CDS encoding alpha-amylase family glycosyl hydrolase yields the protein MRPLFYLVLSLLIATGCEAPPEQELPHVPPGVGKPEWIADAVLYEIFVPDFSPEGTFQGVIRRLDSLQALGVNTLWLMPIHPVGKKRAKTDIGPLGSPYAVRDYYAVNPDYGTEEDFRALVDSVHARGMHIIIDLVANHTAWDHPWVTEHPDWYTPGPIDGFTYPVLNGDTTDWTDVVDLNYDNPELRQAMIEVMQYWVREFDIDGYRCDVAHGVPLDFWKAAIDSVEKIKPVLMLAEAAEPEMHLVGFDLTYAWPFYHQLKEVWRGAPLHTLVRQVDSTLGLLPPGARRLRFTTNHDETMWDAPPPVLFGGDKGSMAAFVLATSMPGVPLLYNGQELGVRERVSFFARTPYNWEAPESPALYAFYRRYLNFYRASEALRHGELTVLNPEADDVLVYLRATEADTLLLIVNVRNRPETVALPEGIRGRRWVEVFASDTLAADTLQLGPYNYRIYQPLRP
- a CDS encoding LA_3696 family protein yields the protein MAILTVPKVLREKLGDEGVEALITLLNEAAHHERNNLLGILEERFERRVADEGARLDKRIAEEATRQEVLLAETEKRLDHRITEEVTRLEVLLAETEKRLDQRIAGEVARLEALLAETEKRLDHRITEEVARLEVLLAETEKRLDQRIAGEVARLDKRITEEAAKVDNRITEEVAGLRQQIAAVDNRITSEMARMGERMAGMRADLIRWMFIFWVGQLGTLIAILFAFFR
- a CDS encoding NAD-dependent epimerase/dehydratase family protein, with amino-acid sequence MLRCGWFYGADAAHTRQIGEGLRRRRIPVIGDGRARWGLLHLDDAADAFVTAAVAARSGCWHVVDDEPARVQEVLTYWADRLNAPRPFHVPVWLARLVAGSYAVSFFTRSTCTSNVRFYRDLGWRPRYPTFQEGIDQIVATWASTAP
- a CDS encoding NAD-dependent epimerase/dehydratase family protein, which codes for MQVFIAGATGVLGRRLVRRFRARGDRVVGLVRSPEGAQKVRELGGELRQASLFDAEALARAADGCDVVIHAASAIPVRTRVRPQDWAMNDRIRREGTRALTTCAARIGARCYVQQSVVWVNSPPDDRFFDEETPRARTSPHVRPLTAS